The Chryseolinea soli nucleotide sequence TCCTATGAGTCGTTGAAAGAGCACTACACCGATCACTATCAAACTTCCTGGGGCTGGTATGACTTTTATACCTATGTTTTACTGAAACCGGGCACCGACGTAAAAGCGCTGCAAGCCAAATGGGATAGCTATCTTTTAGCCGAAAGAAAAGCCGATTGGGGAGAGGGAAAACAAGAGTTCATTCTCAGGCCGTTGACCGACATCCACCTTTATTCGAATTTACTCTACGAGGCAAACCCGAACGATCAGCGCGACGGCGACTCCATCCAAGCCCTGGAGACCATTGCGTTCTTTATTTTGATCATTGCCGGGATCAATTACATCAACCTGACCACCGCCCGTTCCTTTAGTCGCGCGAACGAAGTGGGTGTCCGGAAGGTGATCGGTGCCATGCGATCGCAATTGATCATTCAGTTTTTTGTTGAGTCTTTCCTGCTGAACGTCATGGCGCTGGCACTGGCCATCGCACTGGTAGCGTTATGCTGGCCGGCATTTTCAAAGCTTTCCGGTTGGAACATCCCGATGGATTTTCTCGCGAAGACCGATTTCTGGATCCAGGTCCTGGCGGTGGTGGTGGGTGGCGTGATCCTTTCGGGTTTTTATCCGGCGCTCGTGATGTCGTCTTTCAAGCCTATTGCTGTGTTGAAGGGCAAAAATGTGAAATCACCCGGAGGAAATTGGTTGCGTCAATCGTTGGTGGTTTTTCAATTTGCTACCTCGGTATTTTTGATTTGTGGCGCCGTGCTCGTCTACCGGCAATTGGAATACATGAAATCCAGCGACCTGGGTATCGTCATCGACAAAACCATTGCTTTGAAAGGTCCCGGGAACGTCGACTCCCTCTACCATCAACACCTCGAGGTCTTCCGGAATGAAGTGATGCAGATCCCCGGCGTGAAAAGTTTTACCTCATCGACCAATATCCCAGGGGTTGAGATCTACTGGACGGGAGGGATCAAACGATTTTCAGAGGGACCGGCAGACTTTATCATGGTTTCCCACGTGGCCGTCGACTATGACTACGTCCCTGGGTTCGGCTTGAAGATCATCGCGGGGCGGAATTTCAGCAAAGACTATCCCGGAGATGACAGACGGCTCCTGGTGAACAGAACGTTCACCAAGGCATTACATTTTAAAACTCCGGCAGATGCCATTGGAGAAAAAGTCTCCCAACAAGGCGATACCTTGGAGATCGTTGGTGTCGTAGAGGACTATCACCAAATGTCCCTAAAAAGTGCGCTGGCGCCGATGGCCTTTATGCTACGGCCGGCGGCCAGATATTATGCCATCAAATTCGAGTCTGCAGACGTGCGACGGGTCTTGGGCGCCATTGAAAAACCCTGGCGAACTTCATTCCCGGAAACGCCCTTGGACTATTTTTTCCTGGATCAGTTCTACAACACACAGTACGACAAAGACAATCGCTTTGGAAAAGTTTTTACGTTGTTCACCGGCCTCGCCATCTTTATTGCATCCCTTGGCCTGCTGGGACTCGCCTCGCACGTTACCGCCGCCCGCGCCAAAGAGATCGGAATCCGCAAAGTTCTTGGCTCAAGCATAGCGGGCATCGTCGTGCTGTTGTTGGAAGGATTCATGATTCCCGTGGCGATCGCTTGCCTTTTAGCATGGCCCCTGAGTTGGTGGGCCACCGAAGTTTGGCTCCAATCCTTTCCTTACCGGGTGTCCACAAGTCCTTTGATGTTCGTCATCTCGGGCGTCGCCATCCTGGTGATCGCATTCTTATGCGTCTTCTATCAAACGTTAAAAGCCGCGCTCCTTTCACCCGCTAAAATGTTAAAATACGAATGACGGCACGCGTCGCCGTTGTTGGTGCTCATCAACAAAGATAG carries:
- a CDS encoding ABC transporter permease — its product is MIGSYIRVAFRNFRSQKAFTSLNVAGLALGLTASLLIFQYVKYERSFDAFHSRAKDIYRIQYNSWKNGQLDFESAVAVPAVGPALKNNFPEVEAFTRLYPVGGLMTYRSPTRGTISFQEEKVPYADPALFTVFDFQLIRGDEKTALLGPRKIVLSEQAAKKYFGDEDPLGKTMTYGGDENFEVTGIMANIPENSHIRFDLLLSYESLKEHYTDHYQTSWGWYDFYTYVLLKPGTDVKALQAKWDSYLLAERKADWGEGKQEFILRPLTDIHLYSNLLYEANPNDQRDGDSIQALETIAFFILIIAGINYINLTTARSFSRANEVGVRKVIGAMRSQLIIQFFVESFLLNVMALALAIALVALCWPAFSKLSGWNIPMDFLAKTDFWIQVLAVVVGGVILSGFYPALVMSSFKPIAVLKGKNVKSPGGNWLRQSLVVFQFATSVFLICGAVLVYRQLEYMKSSDLGIVIDKTIALKGPGNVDSLYHQHLEVFRNEVMQIPGVKSFTSSTNIPGVEIYWTGGIKRFSEGPADFIMVSHVAVDYDYVPGFGLKIIAGRNFSKDYPGDDRRLLVNRTFTKALHFKTPADAIGEKVSQQGDTLEIVGVVEDYHQMSLKSALAPMAFMLRPAARYYAIKFESADVRRVLGAIEKPWRTSFPETPLDYFFLDQFYNTQYDKDNRFGKVFTLFTGLAIFIASLGLLGLASHVTAARAKEIGIRKVLGSSIAGIVVLLLEGFMIPVAIACLLAWPLSWWATEVWLQSFPYRVSTSPLMFVISGVAILVIAFLCVFYQTLKAALLSPAKMLKYE